A window of the Fusarium fujikuroi IMI 58289 draft genome, chromosome FFUJ_chr09 genome harbors these coding sequences:
- a CDS encoding related to pisatin demethylase, protein MWQLSVSLVRVVTLAILPVCLHFIIKTLLRPSFSKLRHLPGPKSAMPCEYSVGPLSRPSIRKLFPTFVTYSRKLNGEINAAIQQSSDGVLESVSLVGQELRDFRSRTSPLSFEQCYNGILAQPLAGQIISFINPFIPLRWLPVSANLNFVKAKSALKGMMTELIEQRTSEVEKAKELGTDSGLSDDLLTRMIQASSVENQKLSKDELIDITMQVIAAGHETTASALLWTTYALSQDQKSQQRLRTETINLSANDMTAKSIDELPYLDNVIREALRLYSPTLIIPWEALEDIEIAGVRIPKGTTVQLVPAVTQLNPEIWGLDVETFNPDRWDHLSGDCLSPYAMETFSNGPRMCPGKALALLNMKVLLVGLIKDFEIESAEDKEVEFRNPSLTLKSKRPLQFKVQRIGEAP, encoded by the exons ATGTGGCAGTTGAGCGTTTCGTTGGTACGAGTGGTAACTCTGGCCATTCTTCCCGTTTGCCTGcacttcatcatcaagactttACTCCgaccatccttctcaaaatTACGACATCTTCCAGGACCTAAG TCGGCCATGCCTTGCGAATACTCCGTGG GACCACTGTCTCGTCCAAGCATTCGGAAGCTGTTCCCAACGTTTGTGACATACTCTCGCAAATTGAACGGTGAAATCAATGCCGCGATCCAACAAAGCAGCGACGGCGTCTTGGAAA GTGTTTCGTTGGTTGGTCAAGAACTTCGAGACTTTCGCTCAAGGACCTCGCCTTTGTCATTTGAGCAGTGCTACAATGGTATCTTAGCTCAGCCACTTGCCGGCCAGATCATAAGTTTCATCAATCCCTTCATCCCACTCCGTTGGCTGCCTGTATCCGCAAATCTGAactttgtcaaggccaaATCTGCGCTCAAGGGTATGATGACAGAACTAATCGAGCAGCGGACATCCGAGGtagaaaaagcaaaggagTTGGGTACAGACAGTGGATTATCGGACGATTTGTTGACTAGGATGATTCAAGCGAGTTCTGTTGAGAACCAGAAGTTGTCTAAAGATGAGTTGATCGATATC ACTATGCAGGTCATCGCGGCGGGGCACGAGACTACAGCCAGTGCCCTTCTGTGGACCACTTACGCCCTTTCCCAAGACCAGAAGTCACAGCAAAGATTGAGGACTGAGACAATTAATCTCAGTGCCAACGACATGACCGCCAAGTCGATAGACGAACTTCCATATCTCGACAACGTCATTAGAGAAGCTCTACGCCTGTACTCGCCAACCCTAATCATCCCATGGGAGGCACTAGAGGATATCGAAATAGCAGGCGTCAGGATCCCAAAAGGGACCACGGTTCAGCTCGTTCCAGCCGTAACGCAGCTGAACCCCGAGATCTGGGGTCTCGATGTGGAAACTTTCAATCCTGATCGATGGGATCACCTTTCTGGCGATTGCTTGAGCCCATATGCTATGGAGACCTTCTCAAACGGGCCTCGCATGTGTCCCGGAAAAGCGTTGGCTTTGCTCAATATGAAGGTCTTGTTGGTTGGGTTGATCAAAGACTTTGAGATCGAGAGTGCTGAGGATAAGGAAGTGGAATTCAGAAACCCGAGTTTGACTTTGAAGTCCAAGAGGCCACTTCAGTTCAAGGTGCAACGTATTGGTGAAGCACCTTGA
- a CDS encoding putative hydrolase ycaC: MKFSSIIAAGVLTVSALAKSGYKYERLDKNDAVLLVVDIQEGLYQLTRDWDPTLYHHQSMAHAAIGQAFDLPVILTTSADQGPNGPLMREIREMYPKAPLVQRQGQVNAWDSEEFRDALKATNKSQVILAGITTDVCTTFLALSLREAGYSVWANMEASGTTTALIRDISNDRMRDAGVQVVSLFSIICELMRDWRNKPGAKEIYPWLGQYYPAAGYMARGHAAAITNGTIQPGEDGYTHYP, from the exons ATGAAGTTCAGTTCCATCATCGCCGCTGGCGTCCTCACTGTTTCTGCTCTTGCCAAGAGCGGCTACAAGTATGAGCGTCTTGACAAGAACGATGCT gttctcctcgtcgtcgaTATCCAGGAAGGCCTTTACCAGTTGACTAGAGATTGGGATCCTACTCTGTATCATCACCAGTCCATGGCCCACGCTGCCATTGGTCAGGCTTTCGACTTGCCTGTTATCCTGACTACCTCCGCTGACCAGG GCCCCAACGGTCCTCTCATGCGAGAGATCCGCGAAATGTACCCCAAGGCCCCTCTCGTCCAGCGCCAAGGTCAAGTCAACGCCTGGGACAGCGAAGAATTCCGTGATGCCCTCAAGGCCACCAACAAGTCCCAGGTCATCCTCGCCGGTATCACCACCGATGTCTGCACCACCTTCCTCGCTCTCTCCCTTCGTGAAGCCGGTTACTCCGTCTGGGCCAACATGGAGGCATCCGGCACTACCACTGCCCTCATCCGCGACATTTCCAACGATCGCATGCGTGATGCTGGCGTTCAGGTTGTCAGCTTGTTCTCTATCATCTGTGAGCTGATGCGCGACTGGAGGAACAAGCCTGGTGCCAAGGAGATCTACCCTTGGCTTGGACAGTACTACCCTGCGGCTGGCTACATGGCTCGCGGTCACGCTGCGGCTATTACCAATGGAACTATCCAGCCTGGTGAGGATGGATACACACACTACCCTTAG
- a CDS encoding related to tol protein — MFIRGPNVDEDLAGGCIAHLNVSTTPESPGAKEIRGRTLDKSSEPRKRAETINLTKAWLNRCNDFDRRCCGNERRGLPSRVVDIGGTKPKLVETQGKRGIYVALSYSWGGATSRMFKFTTDTEAAFKKGVALSKLARTHRQAIQVARELEYRYIWIDALCIRQDDNKDWADQALLVPEIYNNADLTIVAGVSSDARDGFLDIGSSPDEAACQVPYQCANGNEEATCWLSLPRDRSIGPTTERAWCYQESLMARRMIIYGRQQLIFRCREREEFEDGSCNFVGEADVWYNELFPALNASNLPPVQEDHKPRNRVQLDSRPATYTGPSFGQGQRGLGLADTTDPVLRRWYSVTMEYSTKSFYDPSDNHAALSGVVRLFKQALISRFGRGSDRYMAGLWECDMICGLLWRSRRIVDAHLPALTVPEYKKKTIRKAPSWSWMALVGPISQGAGAKTDELAGFARYGTPCCKPGNLKRNSWCQNPEGWEYNIVELKHFPDPYELQVYGYMRELRISQYKTQDHPDHGVRCKLYPRDALNKHTFRLEASERRPLIKGRGDPNSNWSLIAATGFFDQQTTSNPREMWALRLTSEEGLLLRKLYPGKIIFERLGIFFIENPKAFYPDDLNLVTDRGRYRIPEDKLPVSKVIIH; from the exons ATGTTCATTAGAGGTCCGAATGTGGATGAGGACCTCGCAGGGGGCTGCATTGCGCACTTGAATGTCTCCACGACACCAG AATCGCCCGGCGCAAAGGAAATACGCGGTAGAACTCTCGACAAGTCTTCAGAACCTCGAAAGCGTGCCGAGACGATCAACTTAACCAAAGCATGGCTCAATAGGTGCAACGACTTTGACCGTCGATGCTGTGGCAATGAGCGAAGGGGCCTGCCTTCAAGAGTAGTTGATATCGGAGGAACGAAGCCGAAGCTCGTCGAAACCCAGGGAAAGCGAGGCATCTATGTTGCTCTGTCATATTCTTGGGGCGGTGCCACATCGCGAATGTTCAAGTTTACAACAGACACCGAAGCCGCTTTCAAAAAGGGCGTTGCGTTATCGAAACTCGCCAGGACGCATCGTCAGGCAATCCAGGTCGCGCGCGAGCTGGAATATCGGTATATCTGGATTGATGCGCTTTGCATCAGGCAAGACGACAATAAGGACTGGGCAGACCAGGCCTTGCTTGTTCCAGAGATATACAACAACGCGGATCTCACTATCGTGGCTGGAGTGAGCAGTGATGCACGAGATGGGTTTCTCGACATTGGATCCTCGCCAGACGAAGCAGCATGCCAAGTTCCGTACCAATGCGCAAATGGCAACGAAGAAGCCACGTGCTGGCTCAGCCTTCCACGGGACCGCAGTATTGGTCCTACGACCGAACGTGCATGGTGCTACCAGGAATCACTGATGGCTAGACGAATGATCATCTACGGAAGACAGCAACTTATCTTTCGTTGCCGTGAGCGCGAAGAGTTCGAGGACGGCTCTTGTAACTTTGTTGGAGAAGCGGATGTCTGGTATAACGAACTATTCCCAGCTCTTAATGCTTCCAATCTACCCCCGGTTCAAGAAGACCATAAACCACGGAACCGCGTTCAGCTAGACTCTCGTCCAGCAACTTATACTGGCCCTTCATTTGGCCAGGGGCAGCGAGGGTTGGGACTTGCTGACACAACAGATCCGGTCCTTCGACGGTGGTATTCTGTCACAATGGAGTATTCTACAAAGAGCTTCTATGACCCCTCCGACAACCACGCCGCTCTCTCTGGTGTCGTCCGACTATTCAAGCAGGCCCTCATTAGCAGATTTGGACGTGGATCAGATAGGTACATGGCTGGTCTGTGGGAATGTGATATGATATGCGGATTACTGTGGAGAAGTCGGCGTATCGTCGACGCTCACTTACCAGCACTCACAGTTCCTGagtacaagaagaagactatCAGAAAAGCGCCATCGTGGTCGTGGATGGCACTCGTCGGACCCATCAGCCAAGGAGCTGGCGCGAAAACAGATGAACTTGCCGGATTTGCACGGTACGGGACACCATGTTGCAAACCCGGCAATCTGAAACGTAATAGTTGGTGTCAGAACCCTGAGGGATGGGAGTACAATATTGTCGAGCTCAAACACTTCCCAGACCCATACGAGCTCCAGGTCTACGGCTACATGCGCGAACTGCGGATTTCACAATACAAAACTCAAGATCATCCTGATCATGGCGTGCGTTGCAAGCTTTATCCGCGGGATGCCTTGAACAAGCACACGTTCCGTCTGGAAGCCAGCGAGAGACGGCCTTTGATTAAAGGTCGTGGAGACCCCAATTCGAACTGGTCGCTCATTGCAGCGACGGGGTTTTTCGACCAGCAGACCACGAGCAATCCTCGGGAAATGTGGGCGCTCCGTCTTACCTCCGAGGAAGGACTGCTTCTAAGAAAGCTCTATCCGGGAAAGATAATTTTTGAGAGGCTGGGAATCTTTTTCATTGAGAATCCAAAGGCCTTCTATCCGGATGATTTAAATCTTGTTACGGATCGGGGTCGATATCGCATCCCGGAGGACAAGCTGCCAGTTAGCAAGGTCATTATTCACTAG
- a CDS encoding related to pectate lyase yields MKASLLLSLLPVAQAAVIDTRQSKTGDGKQGDTDATQGDLSQRPPPRFPFPITKFPVAKETVVFKNAKYIMPGEVFDGKMKRYERPEGSCNEQAEGTDADTVFNLLPGSTIRNVIIGKNQAEGIHALGDAWVENVWWEDVCEDALTSKGLNTQLRVIGGGARSATDKIFQDNSLGGKYNITGFYAEGFGTFYQSCGNCLNQAKRNATIQNVIAVDGLRMGIINPNYGDEFRLKNAQIDNVTSIVDKEIGNNVQTVPYYIGNGPDEKYALYNETRDNIVKFKGKVTNAYEPEDPYEWLEEFWPEGFN; encoded by the exons ATGAAGGCTTCACTACTCCTATCCCTCCTCCCCGTCGCCCAAGCCGCCGTCATTGACACCCGTCAATCCAAGACAGGCGATGGCAAGCAAGGTGATACGGACGCTACCCAAGGAGATCTCAGCCAAAGGCCACCGCCGCGCTTCCCCTTCCCCATTACCAAGTTCCCCGTCGCCAAAGAGACAGTCGTCTTTAAGAATGCCAAGTACATCATGCCTGGCGAGGTCTTCGATGGCAAGATGAAACGCTATGAACGACCTGAAGGAAGCTGTAATGAACAAGCTGAAGGCACTGATGCTGATACTGTGTTCAACTTGTTACCTGGTTCGACAATTCGAAATGTCATCATTGGAAAGAACCAGGCCGAGGGTATTCATGCTTTGGGTGATGCCTGGGTTGAGAATG TTTGGTGGGAGGACGTTTGTGAAGATGCTCTCACATCCAAAGGCCTGAACACCCAGTTGAGGGTCATTGGCGGTGGAGCCAGAAGCGCAACAGACAAG ATTTTCCAAGATAACTCGCTTGGTGGCAAGTACAACATCACTGGCTTCTACGCCGAGGGCTTTGGAACATTCTACCAGTCCTGCGGCAACTGCCTCAATCAAGCCAAGCGAAATGCCACAATTCAGAACGTCATTGCCGTGGACGGTCTGAGAATGGGCATC ATCAACCCCAACTATGGTGATGAGTTCCGTCTGAAGAATGCTCAGATCGATAATGTCACCAGCATCGTTGACAAGGAAATCGGCAACAACGTGCAGACTGTTCCATACTATATCGGAAACGGACCCGATGAGAAGTATGCTTTGTATAATGAGACGAGGGATAACATTGTGAAGTTCAAGGGCAAAGTTACAAATGCTTATGAGCCTGAGGATCCTTATGAGTGGCTTGAGGAGTTCTGGCCTGAGGGTTTTAACTAA
- a CDS encoding probable amino acid transport protein GAP1, which yields MKDPRDAQTMQSFNVEMGSSWSIHAHKPRTSWLHSFRRADPLPGYHPSDAPERYYDLRAANAKTANTALARELKGRHLQMIAFGGAIGTGLFVASGASLYRGGPASLLISYLLLGAMQYCTMQCLGELCVMFPIAGSFSAFSTRFLDPSWGFAMGWNYCLQWLFILPLEIIAGAFTIGYWNPNLTKSIFVAIFLSAIVIINLFSVRTYGEAEFIFSLIKITAIVGFILLAIVINVGGEPESGYIGGMYWRNPGPFNNGFKGFCSVLVTSAFSFTGTELIGLAAAETANPRKSLPTAIKQVFWRITIFYIVALMLVGLLVPSDDKRLVGGDNVADATASPFVIAIEKAGTSLLPSIMNAIILVAVISVGNSAVFGSSRTLAALAEQSHAPQIFAYVDRQGRPLMAILFASCIGLLAFLADVSFHDSIFNWLLSISALSTLFTWGSICLCYIRFRKAWYYNAHTLEQLPFKSHVGVAGAWFAFVGYILVLTSQIWIAVSPVNEPGIDRSASGLAQNFFLKVLAIPIILLFYLSHKIWYRTQIVRLPDMDVVTGRRYFRVHVMAEQEREERHGWPRWKKVYRFLC from the exons ATGAAAGATCCTCGCGATGCGCAAACAATGCAATCGTTCAATGTAGAAATGGGCTCCTCGTGGAGCATACACGCTCATAAACCACGGACCTCATGGCTCCATAGCTTCCGACGCGCAGATCCTCTCCCAGGCTATCACCCAAGTGATGCACCAGAGCGGTATTACGACTTGCGCGCCGCCAATGCCAAAACAGCAAATACAGCACTTGCGCGAGAATTAAAAGGTCGCCATCTGCAAATGATTGCTTTTGGCGGTGCGATTG GAACTGGGTTGTTCGTCGCGTCGGGTGCGTCGCTTTATAGAGGCGGACCAGCGAGTTTGTTGATATCGTATTTATTACTTGGGGCGATGCAGTATTGTACGATGCAGTGTCTTGGCGAGTTGTGTGTCATGTTTCCCATCGCGGGCTCGTTTTCGGCGTTTTCAACGAGATTCTTGGATCCGTCTTGGGGGTTCGCTATGGGTTGGAA TTACTGCTTACAATGGTTGTTCATTTTACCTTTGGAAATAATCGCCGGGGCGTTTACGATAGGATATTGGAACCCGAATCTGACAAAGTCCATATTCGTGGCAATATTTCTCTCCgccattgtcatcatcaacctatTTAGCGTCAGGACGTATGGCGAAGCTGAGTTTATCTTTtctctcatcaagatcaCCGCCATCGTTGGCTTCAT ATTACTCGCCATCGTCATAAATGTCGGCGGGGAGCCCGAGAGCGGTTACATCGGCGGCATGTACTGGCGTAACCCGGGCCCCTTCAACAACGGCTTCAAGGGCTTTTGCAGCGTCCTCGTTACATCTGCATTCTCCTTCACAGGCACAGAGCTCATCGGTCTCGCCGCCGCCGAGACAGCTAACCCGCGCAAATCGTTGCCGACGGCGATCAAGCAGGTTTTCTGGCGTATCACGATATTTTACATCGTTGCGCTAATGCTGGTTGGGTTGTTAGTACCCTCTGACGATAAACGACTTGTCGGTGGTGATAATGTCGCTGATGCGACGGCGAGTCCGTTTGTCATTGCGATAGAGAAGGCTGGGACTTCTTTGCTTCCGAGTATAATGAACGCAATCATCTTGGTCGCGGTGATAAGCGTAGGAAATTCAGCGGTTTTTGGGTCATCGAGAACGCTGGCTGCTTTAGCGGAACAGTCGCATGCGCCGCAGATCTTTGCGTACGTGGATCGACAAGGACGACCACTTATGGCAATACTATTCGCATCATGCATCGGTCTACTCGCATTTCTCGCAGATGTCAGTTTCCACGATTCCATCTTCAATTGGCTTCTGTCAATCAGTGCGTTAAGCACTTTGTTTACATGGGGAAGCATCTGTTTATGTTACATCCGTTTTCGAAAAGCTTGGTATTACAACGCACATACGCTGGAACAACTACCGTTCAAGTCTCACGTCGGCGTCGCGGGAGCGTGGTTTGCTTTTGTTGGGTATATCCTTGTGTTGACATCTCAGATTTGGATTGCGGTCTCGCCTGTTAATGAGCCCGGTATTGACAGGAGCGCATCGGGACTTGCACAGAATTTCTTCTTGAAGGTTTTGGCGATACCCATTATCCTGTTGTTCTATCTATCTCACAAGATTTGGTACCGTACGCAGATTGTGCGTCTACCCGATATGGATGTTGTGACGGGGCGGAGATACTTTCGTGTGCATGTTATGGCTGAGCAGGAGCGCGAAGAACGACATGGTTGGCCCAGGTGGAAAAAGGTCTATCGGTTTCTCTGTTGA
- a CDS encoding related to protein yneE: MSDAGRDTPVEMKPLPEAQTRQNLPGLDTPPNQEYLPSPSPPVHEGMNDSNYFSGPRDLRGHSKWPLILQLHGSIMPSLIIPLFLVACWSTAITVISKKVHDLSVNSVLLTILGFVVGLSLSFRSSTAYERYAEGRRYWGMLATASQTLGRIIWIHAADTGADGQDTRELLVKKLGALKLIAGFAVALKHTLRFEHCASQPDMQPYIAHLDTFSGRTTAAPKRRVTNFKQVAGEYLGLSFAQSDPRKHLKRAEEHQGNLPLEILNHLAISVDCLVANKQLPVAIHQTVAYNHITMLNDVAVGCDRVLNTPLPIAYTIAISQITFVYVMLLPFQLTGPLGWIAIPATITAAYIIFGLLFIGQEIENPFGRDVNDLPLETFCDQIATDLDITASFDRRGADHFLLNGTPLYPVSAAPGNAWMDSSEEKMRETIKTKPHVLFSWRRQRSRDNASNEMDGKIV; this comes from the coding sequence ATGTCGGACGCTGGTAGAGATACTCCCGTGGAGATGAAGCCACTTCCAGAGGCTCAGACCAGGCAGAACCTCCCAGGCCTTGACACTCCTCCGAACCAGGAGTACCTGCCCTCGCCTTCACCCCCGGTACATGAGGGGATGAATGATAGCAACTACTTCAGCGGTCCCCGCGATCTCCGCGGTCATTCCAAATGGCCACTcatccttcaacttcacGGCTCAATTATGCCATCACTCATCATCCCTCTTTTCCTTGTCGCATGCTGGTCTACTGCTATCACCGTCATCTCCAAGAAAGTTCATGATCTCAGTGTCAACTCTGTTCTTCTCACCATCCTCGGTTTCGTCGTCGGTCTTAGTCTTTCCTTTAGATCATCAACTGCTTACGAGCGCTACGCTGAGGGTCGTCGATACTGGGGAATGCTAGCTACTGCCTCGCAAACTCTCGGACGAATCATCTGGATCCATGCAGCGGACACTGGCGCTGATGGTCAAGATACCAGAGAGctgcttgtcaagaagcttggggCCTTGAAGCTCATCGCTGGATTTGCTGTGGCGCTTAAGCATACGCTTCGTTTTGAGCATTGTGCGAGTCAACCTGACATGCAACCTTACATAGCCCACCTCGACACATTCTCTGGACGTACAACAGCCGCGCCAAAGCGAAGAGTTACCAACTTCAAACAAGTGGCTGGTGAATATCTGGGTCTCTCATTCGCGCAGAGTGATCCCCGCAAGCACCTCAAGAGAGCCGAAGAGCACCAAGGAAATCTCCCACTTGAGATACTGAACCATCTGGCCATTTCTGTCGACTGCCTCGTCGCAAATAAGCAGCTGCCCGTCGCCATCCACCAAACTGTCGCGTATAATCACATCACTATGCTTAACGACGTAGCAGTCGGGTGTGATCGAGTGCTCAATACCCCCTTGCCGATTGCATACACTATCGCCATCAGTCAGATCACGTTTGTGTATGTTATGTTGTTGCCGTTTCAGTTGACTGGTCCTCTTGGCTGGATAGCTATCCCAGCTACCATCACTGCAGCATACATTATCTTTGGTCTGTTATTCATTGGACAAGAGATCGAGAACCCGTTTGGTCGTGATGTTAATGACCTGCCACTTGAGACTTTCTGCGATCAGATTGCGACCGACCTTGATATCACTGCTTCGTTCGATCGCCGTGGTGCTGACCATTTCTTACTTAATGGAACACCGTTGTATCCTGTCAGTGCTGCGCCGGGTAATGCGTGGATGGATAGtagtgaggagaagatgagggaAACGATCAAGACTAAGCCGCATGTTCTGTTCAGCTGGCGACGCCAGAGATCTCGTGATAATGCTTCcaatgagatggatgggaaGATCGTTTAA
- a CDS encoding related to zinc alcohol dehydrogenase, with product MASNSTLPLTMRAAQWRSIKGGIDKNLTLVTDAKLPKNASSLPKGQTLVKVAYASVNHLDYKIAEMPPASLIFSKPVTPGLDFSGTIVSTTLNEFQSGQKVFGRTELPIGGTLAEYVVVGSKGMAALPGSVELRDAACLGICGTTALQCMSPFVKAGGKVFINGGSGGVGVFAIQVAKALGCSHVTVTCSASNADFCRSLGADETVDYKSEDPIEVLKKKENKFDFILDTVFNDPDLYWRSHEYLKPEGQYVCVGLPPRFQTFKALFAINMLPRWLSGGKRKFKYHSVSANRKDFGQFADWMKEGKVKVIIEEDFGLEDAGRAYARLKGGRTKGKLVVRVGGEAGGDE from the coding sequence ATGGCATCAAATAGCACGCTCCCTCTTACCATGCGCGCTGCACAATGGCGCTCGATCAAAGGCGGCATCGACAAGAATCTCACCCTCGTCACCGACGCTAAACTACCCAAAAATGCTTCGTCGCTTCCCAAAGGGCAAACCCTTGTCAAAGTCGCATACGCATCGGTCAATCATCTCGACTACAAAATTGCCGAAATGCCTCCTGCGAGCCTCATATTCTCCAAACCCGTCACGCCAGGTCTTGATTTCTCTGGCACAATTGTCTCCACGACGTTGAATGAATTTCAGTCTGGCCAGAAGGTATTTGGGAGGACAGAGTTACCGATTGGTGGAACTCTGGCGGAGtatgttgttgttgggagTAAGGGGATGGCGGCTCTTCCGGGCAGTGTTGAACTTAGAGATGCGGCTTGTCTCGGGATTTGTGGAACGACGGCTTTGCAGTGCATGTCGCCGTTTGTTAAAGCGGGCGGCAAGGTATTCATCAATGGTGGCAGCGGAGGGGTTGGTGTTTTTGCCATCCAAGTTGCGAAAGCCCTAGGATGTTCTCATGTCACGGTCACTTGCTCCGCTTCCAATGCTGACTTCTGTCGAAGCCTTGGTGCCGATGAGACTGTTGACTACAAATCCGAAGACCCGATTGAAgtgctcaagaagaaagaaaacaagttTGACTTCATTCTCGATACGGTCTTCAACGATCCAGATCTTTATTGGCGATCCCATGAGTATCTCAAGCCCGAGGGGCAGTATGTTTGCGTCGGTCTGCCGCCACGCTTTCAGACCTTCAAAGCCCTCTTCGCTATCAATATGTTACCGAGATGGCTGAGTGGTGGGAAGAGAAAGTTCAAGTATCACTCTGTATCGGCGAACAGGAAAGACTTTGGACAGTTTGCGGATTGGATGAAGGAAGGTAAGGTGAAGGTTATTATTGAGGAGGATTTTGGGCTGGAGGATGCGGGAAGGGCTTACGCAAGACTGAAGGGGGGTAGGACTAAAGGGAAGTTGGTTGTGCGTGTTGGGGGTGAAGCTGGTGGCGATGAATAA
- a CDS encoding related to lipase/esterase, with protein sequence MFQASSMCDFSCYDGASPEWLALEASLPPPPVPELSIAEMKIIANQEREAVARKSMMKLAPQLRIQNHSIFSRDGSFIPARSYRPASAPEQALLPLYIHFQGGGFMFGTLDAEDAICARIAVGSDVAVLNVDYRHTPEFTYPTQWNDAEDAFEWAHDNMDVMHWDPKRVIIGGISAGAWMASSFTLQKHLNLATEKRPPIAGQVLMIPCLTHVDCYEPQLKKMKNESISSYRTNVTAPMLTVEELRWFTSLLKIENPDVNDLKINPGNASPEQVKGMPPTVLGVVGLDPLRDEALLYGKMLAEAGVPTDVNLFLGLPHGFRSHEEKLSAFNRWDKVIEDGVGWILSEPLCSEFHVKT encoded by the exons ATGTTTCAAGCCTCTTCAATGTGTGACTTTTCATGCTATGACGGGGCAAGCCCCGAGTGGCTTGCCCTCGAAGCATCCTTACCTCCGCCACCAGTACCGGAATTGTCGATTGCGGAGATGAAAATAATAGCGAACCAAGAACGAGAAGCTGTCGCCAGAAAGTCGATGATGAAACTTGCGCCTCAACTACGGATACAGAACCACAGCATTTTCTCTCGCGATGGAAGCTTCATACCAGCACGCAGCTACCGACCAGCCAGTGCGCCTGAACAAGCCTTACTCCCATTATATATACACTTCCAGGGCGGCGGATTCATGTTCGGTACGCTGGATGCTGAGGATGCGATATGTGCGCGTATTGCCGTTGGATCGGATGTGGCGGTTCTCAATGTTGATTACAGACATACGCCGGAGTTCACGTATCCGACGCAATGgaatgatgctgaagatgctttCGAGTGGGCCCATGATAACATGGATGTAATGCACTGGGACCCGAAAAGAGTCATTATTGGCGGAATATCAGCTGGTGCTTGGATGGCTTCGTCTTTCACCCTACAGAAACATTTGAATCTTGCAACAGAGAAAAGGCCTCCGATCGCAGGACAAGTCCTCATGATCCCCTGTCTAACACACGTTGATTGCTATGAGCCCCAGCTGAAAAAGATGAAGAACGAGTCTATCTCATCTTACAGAACAAATGTTACAGCACCGATGCTTACTGTTGAGGAACTTCGCTGGTTCACGAGTCTGTTAAAGATCGAGAACCCGGATGTCAATGATCTAAAGATTAACCCTGGGAATGCATCGCCAGAACAAGTTAAAGGCATGCCCCCTACTGTACTTGGTGTAGTAGGCCTGGATCCTCTTCGAGATGAGGCACTTCTGTATGGAAAGATGTTGGCAGAAGCTGG TGTTCCGACAGATGTCAACCTCTTCTTGGGGCTTCCTCATGGTTTTAGATCGCACGAGGAGAAGTTATCGGCGTTCAATAGATGGGATAAAGTCATAGAGGATGGCGTTGGCTGGATTTTATCAGAACCTTTATGTAGTGAGTTTCACGTAAAGACATGA